Genomic segment of Rhodohalobacter mucosus:
GTGTTCTTTAACAAGCCGCGTTATCTCATCAAAAATAAACTGCAGACGGTCGTTATGATCACTCATCTTCTCCATGCGCAGCACATCACATATCTCTGCCGAATAGGCCCCGTTCTCCTCTACCAGGATGGCATATCCTGTAGTGCGAGAACCTGGATCGATGCCGAGTATTCTGAAAGCCATGATGCTGTAGCTGTATATATGAAAAAGATTACTTAAAGTGGCCGGAGTACCGGGTTATTCGCTGCCCTCTGCATAAATTTTTGCAAGGTCATCAATCATCTCTTCTGAAATCCCGGAGGTTACAAACCCGCCATCGTGATACAGGTTCTGCATCGTCACTTTACGGGTCAGGTCCGAAAAGAGGGTGACGCAGTAATCAGCACACTCGTCGGCGGATGGATTTCCAAGCGGAGCCAGTTTCTCTGCAAACGTATACATACCGTCAAAACCCTTGATCCCCGTACCGGCGGAGGTTTTTGTCGGAGCCTGTGATACTGTATTTACACGAATGCCGCGTTTTGCAAGACGGCTGCCATAATTTCTTGCTATACTTTCAAGAAGTGCTTTTGCATCGTTCATATCGGAATATTTGGAGAAGATCCGCTGGGCACCGATATATGACAGCGCAACCACACTGGCGCCCTCGTTAAGTACCC
This window contains:
- a CDS encoding enoyl-ACP reductase FabI, whose amino-acid sequence is MTETGYGLLKGKKGIIFGALDERSIAWRIALACKREGADFVLSNAPIALRLGTLNALSEETDAPIIPCDVSKEDEVDELMKKTKEELGGVDFILHAIGMSPNIRKKKEYNDLNYNWLNQTLDISAISLHKVLNYAEKNGVLNEGASVVALSYIGAQRIFSKYSDMNDAKALLESIARNYGSRLAKRGIRVNTVSQAPTKTSAGTGIKGFDGMYTFAEKLAPLGNPSADECADYCVTLFSDLTRKVTMQNLYHDGGFVTSGISEEMIDDLAKIYAEGSE